One genomic segment of Kiritimatiella glycovorans includes these proteins:
- a CDS encoding LysR family transcriptional regulator — translation MAILERIHLEIIRAVDQNGSLTAAAEKLHLTQSALSHSIRKLEDQLGAAIWRREGRSLCPTQTGEYLLGLANRLVPQFVHAEERIEQFARGERGTLRIGMECHPCYQWLLKIASHFLAAWPSVDLDVKQKFQFGGVGALFSYDIDLLVTPDPFHKKGLLFESVFDYEQVLVVGPQHPLRQASHVSPEQLSKEILITYPITIDRLDIYTRFLTPAGISPKRHKLIETTDIMLQMIASGRGVGALPRWIVEEYADRFDVFPVRLGKSGVDKQLFLGIREADDSIDYVRGFLALARAQRDSTEAPRSA, via the coding sequence ATGGCCATTCTTGAACGTATCCACCTGGAAATTATCCGTGCCGTCGACCAAAATGGCTCACTCACGGCCGCCGCAGAAAAACTACACCTCACCCAGTCCGCACTCAGCCATAGCATTCGCAAGCTGGAGGATCAGTTGGGTGCTGCGATATGGCGTCGTGAGGGACGTAGTTTGTGCCCAACCCAGACAGGGGAATACCTGTTGGGTTTGGCCAATCGTCTAGTGCCACAATTTGTCCACGCTGAGGAACGCATTGAGCAGTTTGCGCGAGGTGAGCGCGGTACGTTGCGCATTGGCATGGAATGCCATCCTTGCTATCAGTGGCTGCTGAAGATCGCATCGCATTTTCTGGCTGCATGGCCCTCGGTCGATTTAGATGTTAAGCAAAAATTTCAATTCGGGGGCGTCGGTGCACTGTTTAGCTACGATATTGATTTGTTGGTAACACCTGATCCTTTTCACAAGAAAGGTCTACTTTTTGAGTCAGTTTTTGATTATGAACAGGTGTTGGTCGTCGGCCCGCAACATCCATTGCGTCAAGCAAGCCATGTGAGCCCGGAGCAATTATCCAAAGAAATCCTGATCACCTATCCGATCACCATTGACCGGCTCGACATTTATACACGGTTCCTCACGCCTGCGGGCATCAGCCCGAAACGACACAAACTGATCGAGACAACTGACATCATGCTGCAAATGATAGCCAGCGGCCGAGGCGTTGGAGCTTTGCCACGCTGGATCGTCGAAGAATACGCAGACCGGTTTGATGTCTTCCCGGTGCGGCTGGGAAAATCAGGTGTGGACAAGCAGTTATTCCTCGGTATTCGTGAGGCAGACGATAGCATCGACTATGTACGTGGATTTTTGGCTTTGGCGCGTGCTCAAAGGGATTCTACAGAAGCACCTCGTAGTGCATAG
- the metE gene encoding 5-methyltetrahydropteroyltriglutamate--homocysteine S-methyltransferase: MAKTHNLGFPRIGAKRELKFALEAYWKRESSRDELKELGAVLRKRHWEDQAGLDLVPVGDFSFYDQVLDMSFALGNLPERVQGFQGDQLDNYFRVARGRSAQSTENHAQCCDGVAAGEMTKWFDTNYHYIVPEFNAKTTFNLDATQLLAQLDEAKSQGVKAKPVIIGPLTYLAIGKAKDDSNKLALLERLLPVYGELLDNLASQGVEWVQIDEPVLVTELDAEWQHAFNTAYHQLKSTKVNLLVATYFGQLQENAYLAANLPVAGLHLDALNDRDGVLPLLNILPSHKILSLGVINGRNIWKTDLNAVLDWLEPLHARLGDRLWIAPSCSLLHVPVDLDSEQRLDNEIKSWMAFAKQKLGEIVVLATALNRGRAAVKVELDVNRRAIETRRNSPRVTNPAVRAALTGITPELGCRKNPYDVRAAKQAPLLNLPKFPTTTIGSFPQTAEIRQVRSQFKSGKIDQVEYRQAIQGEIARCVREQESLNLDVFVHGEAERNDMVEYFGEQLEGYAFSQFGWVQSYGSRCVKPPILFGDIRRPKVMTVDWISYAQSLTDKPVKGMLTGPVTILNWSFVRDDQPRSVSCKQLALAIREEVLDLEKAGVRVIQIDEAALREGLPLRKSQWKEYLDWAVESFRITANGVSDETQIHTHMCYSEFNDIISAIADMDADVITIETSRSDMELLDVFDDFKYPNEIGPGVYDIHSPNIPSEEHIVALMKKAAERIPVERLWVNPDCGLKTRQWKEVIPALTNMVAAAKRLRAELHLSRNDHV, translated from the coding sequence ATGGCAAAAACGCATAATCTTGGTTTCCCGCGCATCGGAGCCAAACGCGAGCTGAAATTCGCCCTCGAAGCCTACTGGAAGAGAGAATCATCCCGTGACGAACTAAAAGAGTTGGGGGCCGTTTTACGTAAACGCCACTGGGAGGATCAGGCCGGACTTGATCTTGTGCCCGTCGGCGATTTCTCCTTTTATGATCAAGTGCTGGACATGAGCTTTGCTCTAGGTAACCTGCCTGAGCGCGTCCAGGGCTTTCAAGGTGACCAGCTGGACAATTACTTTCGTGTCGCACGAGGTCGGTCAGCACAATCGACTGAAAATCATGCGCAGTGCTGCGACGGGGTTGCGGCTGGCGAGATGACCAAGTGGTTCGATACCAACTACCATTACATTGTCCCAGAATTCAACGCGAAGACCACGTTCAATCTCGATGCCACGCAGCTGTTGGCGCAACTGGATGAAGCCAAGTCTCAGGGCGTGAAGGCCAAGCCGGTGATTATCGGTCCACTCACCTATCTCGCCATCGGCAAGGCCAAGGACGACTCGAACAAGCTGGCTCTCTTGGAGCGCCTGCTGCCGGTCTATGGCGAACTGCTGGATAACCTGGCTTCTCAGGGCGTGGAATGGGTGCAGATTGATGAACCCGTCCTCGTCACCGAGCTCGATGCCGAATGGCAGCATGCCTTCAACACCGCTTACCACCAGCTCAAGAGCACTAAAGTCAATCTGCTGGTCGCGACCTACTTCGGCCAGTTGCAGGAGAACGCCTATCTCGCGGCCAATCTCCCGGTCGCGGGCCTGCACCTCGACGCGCTCAACGACCGCGACGGTGTACTGCCGCTGCTGAACATATTGCCCTCGCACAAAATTCTGTCGCTTGGGGTGATCAACGGCCGCAACATCTGGAAGACCGACCTTAATGCCGTGCTCGACTGGCTGGAACCGCTGCACGCCCGCCTGGGAGATCGCCTGTGGATTGCTCCGTCGTGTTCGCTGCTTCATGTGCCGGTCGATCTTGACAGCGAACAGCGGCTCGATAACGAGATCAAATCCTGGATGGCCTTCGCCAAACAGAAACTAGGCGAAATAGTTGTGCTCGCCACCGCGCTAAACCGGGGCCGCGCTGCGGTTAAGGTCGAGCTGGACGTTAACCGCAGAGCAATTGAAACCCGCCGCAATTCGCCGCGTGTCACCAATCCGGCGGTTAGGGCCGCTCTGACCGGAATTACTCCAGAATTGGGATGCCGTAAAAACCCCTATGATGTGCGTGCAGCCAAGCAAGCACCGCTGTTGAATCTGCCAAAATTCCCGACGACCACCATCGGCTCCTTCCCACAGACGGCGGAGATCCGTCAGGTACGCAGTCAGTTCAAGTCCGGGAAAATCGATCAGGTCGAGTACAGGCAAGCCATTCAAGGTGAGATCGCCCGCTGTGTGCGTGAACAGGAATCCCTGAACCTGGATGTGTTCGTGCATGGGGAGGCCGAGCGTAACGACATGGTTGAATATTTCGGCGAACAGCTCGAAGGCTATGCCTTCAGCCAGTTCGGGTGGGTGCAGTCTTATGGTTCGCGCTGCGTCAAGCCGCCTATCCTCTTCGGAGACATCCGACGTCCGAAAGTCATGACGGTGGACTGGATCAGCTACGCTCAATCCCTGACCGACAAGCCTGTGAAAGGCATGCTAACCGGTCCAGTGACCATCCTTAACTGGTCCTTCGTCCGAGACGACCAGCCGCGCTCAGTGTCCTGCAAGCAGCTGGCGCTGGCCATCCGCGAGGAGGTGCTGGATCTGGAGAAGGCTGGGGTGCGCGTGATCCAGATCGACGAGGCCGCCCTTCGCGAAGGATTGCCCCTTCGCAAGTCTCAGTGGAAGGAGTACCTTGACTGGGCCGTGGAATCTTTCCGCATCACCGCCAACGGAGTAAGCGACGAAACCCAGATCCATACACATATGTGCTACTCCGAGTTCAATGACATAATTTCGGCCATAGCTGATATGGATGCTGACGTCATCACCATTGAAACTTCGCGTTCCGATATGGAGCTTCTCGATGTTTTCGACGACTTCAAGTATCCGAACGAGATCGGTCCGGGGGTGTACGATATACACTCGCCCAACATTCCCAGCGAAGAGCACATTGTCGCACTGATGAAAAAAGCCGCCGAACGTATCCCGGTCGAACGGTTGTGGGTCAATCCCGACTGCGGCCTGAAGACCCGGCAGTGGAAAGAGGTGATTCCGGCCCTGACCAATATGGTTGCCGCCGCGAAGAGATTGCGTGCCGAGCTGCACTTATCGAGGAATGACCATGTTTGA
- a CDS encoding IS3 family transposase (programmed frameshift) yields MKKPRRNHSAQFKARIAMEALRGIKTVAEIAAENNVHPTMVTRWKTELTEGAADLFERKNAPDLEKRGLEKNCERLERKVGQLVIEKEWMEKKCRVGDRSVRKALVDPSDAQLSLRRQCALLGVNRNRLTPPEPRATITDLRIMRMLDELHLRFPTFGTRGLRRLLKREQGLNVGRKRLRRLMRLAHISALRPRPRTSAPGKGHRIYPYLLRGVDVTRPNQVWCADITYIPMPRGYCYLVAVMDWYSRKVLGWELSTTMDTAFCLRAFRSAVATAGRAPEIMNTDQGSQFTSTDWIREMKQHEGLKISMDGTGRWVDNVFIERLWWSLKYEDVYLKSYETPRETGRGVGAWLERYNTERPHSSIGDRTPDEAYFGIEAESKWRAA; encoded by the exons ATGAAGAAGCCGAGACGAAATCACAGCGCGCAGTTCAAGGCGCGTATCGCGATGGAAGCGTTGCGCGGCATCAAGACCGTGGCGGAGATCGCGGCGGAAAACAACGTGCATCCGACCATGGTGACTCGATGGAAGACGGAGCTCACAGAGGGCGCAGCCGATCTCTTTGAGCGCAAGAACGCGCCGGACCTAGAAAAGCGCGGGCTGGAAAAGAACTGCGAGCGGCTGGAGCGAAAAGTAGGTCAGCTGGTGATTGAGAAGGAGTGGATGGAAAAAAAATGC CGAGTTGGGGATCGATCCGTGAGGAAGGCTCTGGTGGATCCTTCTGATGCTCAACTCTCGCTGCGGCGCCAATGTGCTCTGCTGGGCGTCAACCGGAACCGGTTGACGCCGCCGGAGCCCAGGGCGACGATCACGGACTTACGGATTATGAGGATGCTCGACGAACTTCATCTGCGTTTCCCGACGTTCGGGACGCGGGGGCTGCGCCGATTACTCAAGCGCGAACAGGGGCTGAACGTGGGGCGAAAGCGGCTTCGCCGGCTGATGAGGCTCGCGCATATCTCGGCTCTCCGCCCGCGGCCGCGGACCAGCGCACCGGGCAAGGGGCATCGCATCTATCCGTATTTGCTGCGTGGAGTGGATGTTACGCGGCCGAATCAGGTCTGGTGCGCCGATATCACCTATATCCCGATGCCGCGAGGGTATTGCTACCTGGTGGCCGTCATGGACTGGTACAGCCGGAAAGTGCTCGGGTGGGAACTGAGCACCACGATGGATACCGCGTTCTGCCTGCGGGCCTTTCGATCGGCGGTGGCCACGGCCGGACGGGCGCCGGAGATCATGAATACCGATCAGGGCTCGCAGTTCACGTCGACGGATTGGATCAGGGAGATGAAACAGCACGAGGGCTTAAAAATCAGCATGGATGGGACGGGCCGCTGGGTGGACAATGTGTTCATCGAGCGGCTGTGGTGGAGCCTGAAGTATGAGGATGTTTATCTGAAAAGCTATGAAACGCCCCGGGAAACCGGGCGCGGCGTGGGGGCGTGGCTGGAGCGCTACAATACCGAACGTCCGCATTCATCGATCGGGGATCGAACGCCCGATGAGGCGTACTTCGGAATCGAGGCGGAGTCGAAATGGAGAGCGGCATGA
- a CDS encoding aldolase catalytic domain-containing protein — protein sequence MAGSFEGTGVRNLKVRGGVYYWRQRIDGVQYSESLETRDPEEARRRMEARAAEVRAGKDHNREKSGMTTRKKRNLSEEWVDYRADLKLLDCSIRDGGLVTNCEFEDKFVKAVYNALVAAGVDYMELGYKADQKIFSPEEHGRWKFCTEEDLRSVLDDNPSEMKISVMADAGRTDYHNDILPKKDSVIDLVRVACYIHQIPAALEMVKDAHDKGYEVSVNLMAVSTVPDYELDRGIELIGRSEIDILYLVDSFGSLYYEQIDDLLRRYIAAAPDKQIGIHAHNNQQMAYANTTYAAIHGATMLDGTIEGLGRGAGNCPLELLIGFLKNPKFNLRPIVDVIEKEILPLRERYDWGYSLPYMITGLLNEHPRPAIALRSGDRKEQFLSFYDEMIDS from the coding sequence ATGGCGGGAAGTTTTGAAGGTACGGGGGTGCGGAATCTGAAGGTCCGCGGCGGCGTGTACTACTGGCGGCAGAGAATCGACGGGGTGCAGTACTCGGAATCGCTGGAGACGCGCGACCCGGAAGAGGCGCGCAGGCGCATGGAGGCGCGGGCGGCGGAGGTTCGGGCGGGGAAGGATCACAACAGGGAGAAGAGCGGGATGACGACGAGAAAGAAACGGAACCTGAGCGAGGAATGGGTCGATTACCGGGCGGATCTGAAGCTGCTGGACTGCTCGATCCGGGACGGCGGTCTGGTCACTAACTGCGAGTTCGAGGACAAGTTCGTCAAGGCGGTCTACAACGCGCTGGTGGCGGCGGGTGTTGACTACATGGAGCTGGGGTACAAGGCCGACCAAAAGATCTTCAGCCCGGAGGAGCACGGCCGCTGGAAGTTCTGCACGGAGGAGGACCTGCGCAGTGTGCTGGACGACAATCCCTCCGAAATGAAGATCAGCGTGATGGCCGACGCCGGCCGCACGGACTATCACAACGACATTCTCCCGAAAAAGGACAGTGTGATCGACCTGGTCCGCGTGGCCTGCTACATCCACCAGATCCCGGCCGCACTGGAGATGGTCAAGGATGCGCACGACAAGGGCTACGAGGTTTCCGTCAACCTGATGGCGGTCTCGACCGTGCCGGACTACGAGCTGGACCGGGGGATCGAACTGATCGGCCGCAGCGAGATCGATATCCTCTACCTGGTCGACAGCTTCGGTTCGCTCTACTACGAGCAGATCGACGACCTCCTGCGCCGCTATATCGCCGCGGCGCCGGACAAGCAGATCGGAATCCATGCGCACAACAATCAGCAGATGGCCTACGCAAACACCACGTACGCCGCCATCCACGGCGCGACGATGCTCGACGGCACCATCGAAGGCCTCGGCCGCGGCGCGGGCAACTGCCCGCTGGAGCTGCTGATCGGGTTTCTCAAGAACCCGAAGTTCAACCTGCGCCCGATCGTGGATGTGATCGAGAAGGAGATCCTGCCGTTGCGCGAGCGCTACGACTGGGGGTACAGCCTGCCGTACATGATCACCGGCCTGCTCAACGAGCACCCGCGGCCGGCGATCGCCCTGCGCAGCGGCGACCGCAAGGAGCAGTTCCTCTCGTTCTACGATGAGATGATCGATTCCTGA
- a CDS encoding efflux RND transporter permease subunit yields MTERTGKAGGPIAWMAGNHVAANLIMFVCLIGGLIMFSQIRQEVFPDLDLDQVRVTVAYPGASPEEVERGIVLAVEEAIRGLDGIDEIRSTAAEGVGTVTAELIRGADLQQLYQDIRSEVDRIITFPEEAEEPEVRIVSRKREVLTIVVHGQTPRTVLRELTEDLRDVLLQDPGITQVELGGARSLEIGVSLDQAQLRRYGLTLGDLAARLRSRSLELPGGQLETPGGDLMIRMKERRDYGREFARLPVISPPGGTDVELADIADVQDGFAADEDRHAIYDGEPALMLTVFRVGEQTPITVADAVRAQLQTIRPTLPPGIAIDELRDMSEIYAQRVNLLLRNGALGLVLVLILLGIFLEARLAFWVMLGIPISFLGSMLALPMLGVSINMVSLFAYIIALGIVVDDAIVVGENIYYHHQQGLPFMQAAVRGAREVAMPVTFSIMTNIVAFLPLYFIPGTMGKIFKMIPLVVSTAFLISLIESLFVLPAHLGHQRDRRRHGLMRWLHGKQRAFSDAFVRWINTRYSAFLAGVLRRRYFVFAVAVAVLTLTLGYVGSGRMGMDLFPRVESDFARVTVTLPVGSPVETTEAVVRRLKDAAHDVIRESGHDELLEGIFADIGAGGNHRASMRAFLADAEVRRRIGISTQEFVERWREATGPVPGVESIRFQSDFGGPGGGPGLTVELSHRKLDVLEAASAELAEALATYPQVSDIDDGFQPGKEQIDFRMTAAGESLGLTARDVANQLRHAFYGAEAIRQQRGRNEIKIMVRRPVSERDSEYDLESLLLRTPAGGEIPLDEAVERTRGRAYTTIDRRDGRRVVSATANVEPRSEAPVILEDLQRSVLPGLVAHYPGLSYSFEGRQADMRESLGSLKTSFLMAMLAIFAMLAVPFRSYIQPLIVMVSIPFGIIGAVAGHLIMGYSLSVISMLGIVALSGVVVNDSLVLIEYANRRRRQEDLSPHDAVHMAGLQRFRPIMLTTFTTFGGLSPMILETSLQARFLIPMAISLGFGILFATLITLVLVPSLYLILDDASRLGAEFRDAFGQLTRRRGNQESIISS; encoded by the coding sequence ATGACTGAACGAACCGGCAAAGCGGGCGGGCCGATCGCATGGATGGCGGGCAACCACGTCGCCGCCAATCTGATCATGTTCGTCTGTCTGATCGGCGGGCTGATCATGTTCTCGCAGATCAGACAGGAGGTCTTTCCCGATCTCGATCTGGACCAGGTACGCGTGACGGTCGCCTATCCCGGCGCGAGTCCCGAAGAGGTCGAGCGCGGGATCGTGCTCGCGGTCGAGGAGGCCATCCGCGGGCTGGACGGGATCGACGAAATCCGCTCCACGGCCGCGGAGGGCGTGGGCACGGTGACGGCCGAACTGATCCGCGGCGCGGATCTGCAGCAGCTCTACCAGGATATCCGGAGCGAGGTCGACCGGATCATCACCTTCCCCGAGGAGGCCGAGGAGCCCGAGGTACGGATCGTATCGCGCAAGCGCGAGGTGCTCACGATCGTGGTCCACGGGCAGACCCCGCGCACGGTGCTGCGCGAGCTGACCGAGGACCTGCGCGACGTCCTGCTGCAGGACCCCGGCATCACCCAGGTCGAACTGGGCGGCGCGCGGTCGCTCGAGATCGGCGTCTCGCTCGATCAGGCACAGCTGCGGCGGTACGGCCTGACGCTCGGCGACCTCGCCGCGCGACTGCGTTCGCGGTCGCTCGAGCTGCCCGGCGGCCAGCTGGAGACCCCGGGCGGCGACCTGATGATCCGGATGAAGGAGCGGCGCGACTACGGGCGCGAGTTCGCCCGGCTCCCGGTCATCTCGCCCCCGGGCGGCACCGATGTGGAGCTGGCCGACATCGCGGACGTGCAGGACGGATTCGCGGCCGACGAGGACCGGCATGCCATCTACGACGGCGAACCGGCGCTGATGCTGACGGTCTTCCGCGTCGGCGAACAAACGCCGATCACGGTCGCCGACGCCGTGCGCGCACAGCTCCAAACGATCCGCCCCACTCTGCCGCCGGGGATTGCGATCGACGAACTGCGCGACATGTCGGAGATCTACGCGCAGCGCGTCAATCTTCTCCTGCGCAACGGCGCGCTCGGGCTGGTCCTGGTGCTGATCCTGCTGGGCATCTTTCTCGAGGCCCGCCTCGCCTTCTGGGTGATGCTCGGCATCCCGATCTCGTTCCTCGGTTCGATGCTCGCGCTGCCGATGCTCGGGGTTTCGATCAACATGGTCTCGCTGTTCGCCTACATCATTGCGCTCGGGATCGTGGTCGACGACGCGATCGTCGTGGGCGAGAATATCTATTACCACCACCAGCAGGGGCTCCCCTTCATGCAGGCGGCGGTGCGGGGCGCGCGCGAGGTGGCGATGCCGGTGACGTTCAGCATCATGACGAACATTGTCGCCTTCCTGCCGCTCTACTTCATCCCCGGCACGATGGGCAAGATATTCAAGATGATCCCGCTGGTCGTCTCGACCGCGTTCCTCATCTCGCTGATCGAGTCGCTCTTCGTCCTTCCCGCCCACCTGGGCCACCAGCGGGACCGCCGCCGCCACGGACTGATGCGCTGGCTGCACGGGAAACAGCGCGCGTTCAGCGACGCCTTCGTGCGCTGGATCAACACGCGCTACAGCGCCTTTCTCGCGGGCGTGCTGCGTCGCCGCTACTTCGTGTTCGCCGTGGCCGTCGCCGTGCTGACGCTGACGCTCGGCTACGTGGGCAGCGGGCGGATGGGCATGGACCTCTTTCCGCGCGTCGAATCCGACTTCGCGAGGGTCACCGTCACGCTCCCCGTCGGCTCGCCGGTGGAGACGACCGAGGCGGTGGTGCGGCGTCTCAAGGACGCCGCGCACGACGTAATCCGCGAGAGCGGGCACGACGAGCTGCTGGAGGGGATCTTCGCCGACATCGGCGCCGGCGGCAACCACCGGGCCTCGATGCGGGCGTTCCTCGCCGACGCCGAGGTGCGGCGCCGGATCGGGATCAGCACGCAGGAGTTCGTGGAGCGGTGGCGGGAGGCGACCGGCCCGGTTCCAGGTGTGGAATCGATCCGGTTCCAGTCCGACTTCGGCGGGCCGGGCGGGGGTCCGGGCCTGACCGTCGAACTCAGCCACCGCAAGCTGGACGTGCTCGAGGCGGCGAGCGCGGAACTCGCGGAGGCGCTGGCGACCTATCCGCAGGTGTCGGACATCGACGACGGATTTCAGCCGGGCAAGGAGCAGATCGATTTCCGGATGACGGCGGCGGGCGAGAGCCTGGGGCTGACCGCGCGCGACGTGGCCAACCAGCTCCGCCATGCCTTCTACGGGGCGGAGGCCATTCGCCAGCAGCGGGGACGCAACGAAATCAAGATCATGGTGCGGCGGCCGGTGTCGGAGCGCGATTCGGAATACGACCTGGAATCCCTCCTGCTGCGCACGCCGGCGGGCGGGGAAATCCCGCTGGACGAAGCCGTGGAGCGAACGCGCGGGCGGGCGTACACGACCATCGACCGGCGCGACGGACGGCGGGTGGTGTCGGCGACGGCGAACGTCGAGCCGCGCAGCGAGGCGCCGGTGATTCTGGAAGATCTGCAGCGCAGCGTGCTGCCCGGGCTGGTTGCCCACTACCCGGGACTCAGCTACAGCTTCGAGGGGCGGCAGGCGGACATGCGCGAAAGTCTGGGAAGCCTCAAGACCAGTTTCCTGATGGCGATGCTGGCGATCTTCGCGATGCTGGCGGTCCCCTTCCGCTCCTATATCCAGCCGCTGATCGTGATGGTCAGCATTCCCTTCGGGATCATCGGCGCCGTGGCCGGACACCTGATCATGGGCTACTCGCTCAGCGTGATCAGCATGCTGGGGATCGTCGCCCTCTCCGGCGTGGTGGTGAACGACTCGCTGGTGCTGATCGAATACGCCAACCGGCGCCGCCGGCAGGAGGATCTCAGTCCGCACGACGCCGTACACATGGCGGGTCTGCAGCGCTTCCGGCCGATCATGCTGACCACGTTCACGACCTTCGGCGGGTTGTCACCGATGATCCTCGAGACCTCGCTGCAGGCACGGTTTCTGATCCCGATGGCGATCTCGCTCGGGTTCGGGATCCTCTTCGCGACGCTGATCACGCTGGTGCTGGTGCCGTCGCTGTACCTGATTCTCGACGACGCCTCCCGCCTCGGCGCCGAGTTCCGGGACGCGTTCGGTCAGCTCACGCGAAGGCGCGGAAATCAGGAATCGATCATCTCATCGTAG
- a CDS encoding efflux RND transporter periplasmic adaptor subunit, which yields MTDPRTFPGDPQRPLSRRQKTLLAVTGTLILVLAFAAAMGLIRNRKKPERGARPARTPWVEVTRLERGSRAVVVPVMGTVIPRREITLTPRVTGHVRAVHEDWTPGGRVREDEVLVRIDDRDYRHALERKESALVRARGELALERGRREVARRDWETVGLDTNSMDSTDRRLALRQPQFESSRAAVAAAEAELKQAELDLARTEVRAPFNAVIRERMVEVGDLASPQTPLARLVGTDVWWVRVLIPVDQLKWIVFPESGGAASSARIRLRAGGVRDGRVLKRLPDLEPQGRLARAIVEVPDPLALDRSPDGRVPMLLDSFVDVELTGRTASGVIAIPRAALRENDRVWIADPENRLRIRDVEPVWRGDDVVLVRDGLEEGERLITSNLAAPVEGMRIEVEGGGAEEGG from the coding sequence ATGACCGATCCCCGCACGTTTCCCGGCGACCCGCAGCGTCCGCTGAGCCGGAGGCAGAAAACACTGCTCGCAGTGACGGGCACGCTGATCCTCGTGCTGGCCTTCGCCGCCGCGATGGGACTGATACGTAACCGCAAAAAGCCCGAACGCGGCGCGCGGCCCGCGCGGACGCCGTGGGTCGAGGTGACGCGACTCGAACGCGGCAGCCGCGCCGTGGTCGTCCCCGTGATGGGCACCGTGATTCCGCGCCGCGAGATCACCCTCACGCCGCGTGTGACCGGTCACGTCAGGGCGGTCCACGAGGACTGGACGCCGGGCGGGCGCGTGCGGGAGGACGAGGTACTCGTGCGCATCGACGACCGCGACTACCGTCATGCCCTTGAGAGAAAAGAGAGCGCGCTGGTCAGGGCGCGCGGCGAACTCGCGCTGGAGCGGGGGCGACGCGAGGTCGCGCGCCGGGACTGGGAGACGGTGGGGCTGGACACCAACTCGATGGACTCCACGGACCGGCGCCTCGCCCTGCGCCAGCCGCAGTTCGAGAGCAGCCGTGCCGCCGTCGCCGCCGCGGAGGCCGAACTGAAACAGGCCGAACTCGACCTCGCGCGTACGGAGGTCCGCGCCCCGTTCAACGCGGTCATCCGCGAGCGGATGGTGGAAGTCGGCGACCTGGCGTCCCCCCAGACCCCGCTCGCGCGGCTGGTGGGTACCGACGTCTGGTGGGTGCGCGTGCTCATCCCCGTGGATCAGCTCAAGTGGATCGTATTCCCCGAATCCGGCGGAGCCGCGTCGTCGGCTCGCATCCGCCTGCGCGCCGGAGGCGTACGCGACGGACGGGTCCTCAAGCGGCTCCCGGATCTCGAGCCGCAGGGACGGCTCGCGCGGGCAATCGTCGAAGTCCCCGATCCGCTGGCGCTCGACCGGTCGCCCGACGGGCGCGTCCCGATGCTCCTCGACAGCTTCGTCGATGTGGAACTCACCGGCCGCACGGCCTCCGGCGTCATTGCCATCCCGCGCGCCGCGCTGCGCGAAAACGACCGGGTCTGGATTGCCGACCCGGAGAACCGGCTCCGCATCCGCGACGTCGAACCCGTCTGGCGCGGCGACGACGTCGTGCTCGTCCGGGACGGACTCGAGGAAGGCGAGCGGCTGATCACCTCCAACCTCGCCGCCCCGGTCGAGGGGATGCGGATCGAGGTTGAAGGGGGAGGAGCGGAAGAAGGGGGCTGA